In the genome of Opitutia bacterium KCR 482, one region contains:
- a CDS encoding Dabb family protein, which translates to MLTHVVIFRTRDASKAPLILEGLETLKQIDGVKFMHIGAPVPSARPVVDDFFDYALVMSFEDGAAGLKRYAEHPIHVNFVENYLKPAGGKLLVYDIGNA; encoded by the coding sequence ATGCTAACACATGTTGTAATATTCCGCACGCGCGACGCGTCGAAAGCACCGCTCATACTCGAAGGGCTTGAAACGCTCAAACAAATCGACGGCGTAAAGTTCATGCACATCGGCGCGCCCGTTCCGAGCGCGCGCCCAGTTGTGGACGACTTTTTCGACTACGCGCTGGTTATGTCGTTCGAGGACGGCGCGGCGGGGCTTAAACGCTACGCCGAACACCCCATACACGTAAATTTCGTGGAAAACTATCTGAAACCCGCAGGCGGAAAACTGCTGGTCTACGATATCGGAAATGCTTAA
- a CDS encoding polynucleotide adenylyltransferase produces MLKLSPKYADACAFIFESARELGGRAYFVGGCVRDALLGATPKDFDIEVYGLPPRILEEMLARKFRVEKVGKSFGVWILKGYDIDVSIPRRERKTGEGHRAFDIECDPNLSAEEACARRDFTINAVLYDPLDGKIVDPYGGESDLRRGVLRHTSDRFSEDPLRVLRAMQFSARFSMEVAPETVELCSKIPFENLPIERVFGEWKKLILKGRKISRGLNFLRDCGWLKYFPELAATSGCPQDSHWHPEGDVYTHTGFALDAYASARTGDEREDLVVGLAVLCHDFGKPLCTTFGDDGKIHSHGHDILGVKPTRKFLARLTREKSLVEEVVPLVERHMAILDLWRVKAGDSAIRRLARKVGRIDRLVRVDFADRNGRGEGEYKDDSPQGKWISARAAELEVRDSVPKPIVMGRHLQGLGMKPSREFGKILSALYEAQLDGEFSDLAGGMERLRGMLEKKL; encoded by the coding sequence ATGCTTAAACTTTCTCCGAAATACGCCGACGCTTGCGCGTTCATATTCGAATCGGCGAGGGAACTCGGCGGTCGGGCGTATTTTGTCGGCGGCTGCGTGCGCGACGCCCTTTTGGGGGCGACGCCCAAAGACTTCGACATAGAAGTCTACGGATTGCCGCCGCGGATTTTGGAGGAAATGCTCGCGCGGAAATTCCGCGTAGAGAAAGTCGGCAAGAGCTTCGGCGTCTGGATTCTGAAAGGCTACGACATCGACGTAAGCATTCCGCGCCGCGAGCGCAAAACGGGAGAGGGGCACAGGGCGTTCGACATCGAGTGCGACCCGAACCTGTCGGCGGAGGAGGCTTGCGCACGGCGCGACTTCACAATAAACGCCGTTTTGTACGACCCGCTCGACGGAAAAATAGTAGACCCCTACGGGGGTGAGTCCGACCTGCGGCGGGGGGTGCTTCGGCACACCTCCGACAGGTTTTCGGAAGACCCGCTGAGAGTGCTTAGGGCGATGCAGTTTTCGGCGCGGTTTTCGATGGAGGTCGCGCCCGAGACGGTCGAACTTTGCTCGAAAATCCCCTTCGAAAACCTGCCGATTGAGCGCGTTTTCGGGGAGTGGAAAAAACTGATTTTGAAGGGGCGCAAAATTTCGCGCGGGCTGAATTTTCTGCGCGACTGCGGCTGGCTGAAATATTTTCCCGAACTCGCCGCAACGAGCGGCTGCCCGCAGGACTCGCACTGGCACCCCGAGGGCGACGTCTACACGCACACGGGCTTTGCGCTCGACGCGTACGCTTCGGCTCGAACGGGCGACGAGCGGGAGGACTTGGTCGTGGGGCTTGCCGTGCTCTGCCACGACTTTGGCAAACCGCTTTGCACGACATTCGGCGACGACGGGAAAATCCACTCGCACGGGCACGACATTTTGGGCGTGAAGCCCACGCGCAAATTTCTGGCGCGGCTCACGCGGGAAAAATCGCTCGTTGAGGAGGTCGTGCCGCTCGTAGAACGGCACATGGCGATTCTCGACCTGTGGCGCGTTAAGGCGGGAGACTCCGCCATTCGCCGCCTTGCGCGGAAAGTGGGGCGGATAGACAGGCTCGTGCGCGTGGACTTCGCCGACCGCAACGGGCGCGGGGAGGGAGAATATAAAGACGACTCCCCGCAGGGCAAGTGGATTTCCGCCCGCGCGGCCGAGCTTGAAGTGCGCGACTCCGTCCCGAAGCCGATAGTCATGGGACGCCACTTGCAGGGGCTTGGCATGAAGCCTTCGCGCGAGTTCGGCAAAATACTCTCCGCCCTGTACGAGGCGCAGCTCGACGGCGAATTTTCGGATTTGGCGGGCGGCATGGAAAGGCTGCGAGGCATGCTCGAAAAAAAACTTTGA
- a CDS encoding nucleotide exchange factor GrpE: MKKEKNTSTENTETKEPAQTTPESCAAEDMAAEEQSMNMADIVGELDKAQADAAKNRDLYLRAVADLDTYRRKVQREKQELAKFALQPLIEELLPSIDHLDMAIDAAKNSDDSKNILTGVEMVSAQIKKVFANFGVEEIAAAGKPFDPNTSECVSHEPSADVPENGVIKVVRKGYTFNGRLLRAASVVVSSGRE, translated from the coding sequence ATGAAAAAGGAAAAAAACACTTCAACCGAAAATACGGAAACGAAAGAGCCAGCACAGACGACACCCGAATCCTGCGCCGCGGAGGACATGGCCGCGGAGGAGCAGTCGATGAACATGGCCGACATTGTGGGCGAGCTTGACAAGGCGCAGGCGGACGCCGCAAAAAACAGGGACTTGTACCTTCGCGCCGTAGCCGACTTGGACACATACCGCCGCAAAGTCCAGCGCGAAAAGCAGGAGCTTGCAAAATTCGCCCTCCAACCCCTCATCGAGGAGCTGCTGCCGTCAATCGACCACCTCGACATGGCAATCGATGCGGCGAAAAACTCGGACGATTCCAAAAACATACTCACGGGCGTCGAAATGGTCAGCGCGCAGATTAAAAAAGTCTTCGCGAACTTCGGCGTGGAGGAAATCGCGGCGGCGGGCAAGCCGTTCGACCCGAATACGTCGGAATGCGTCTCGCACGAGCCGTCGGCGGACGTTCCCGAAAACGGCGTAATAAAGGTTGTCCGCAAGGGCTACACGTTCAACGGCAGGCTGCTCCGCGCCGCGAGCGTCGTCGTTTCGAGCGGCAGGGAGTAA